A region of Argentina anserina chromosome 5, drPotAnse1.1, whole genome shotgun sequence DNA encodes the following proteins:
- the LOC126794716 gene encoding protein EIN6 ENHANCER codes for MEQEVIQAELVLPSKLSFKRVQMNEKYPKGQPRGRWKHLKQIIQAENYQNYPPDEPNYVNIESPPSMHPCKRICDITGYEAPYYDPRTNLRYANAEIFKQIRSLPNEYVQRYLALRNAAVVLR; via the exons ATGGAGCAAGAGGTGATTCAAGCGGAGCTGGTGTTGCCGAGCAAGCTGAGCTTCAAGAGGGTTCAGATGAATGAGAAGTACCCAAAAGGCCAACCCAGAGGGAGATGGAAGCATCTCAAGCAGATCATTCAGGCTGAGAATTACCAGAATTACCCTCCTGATGAACCCAATT ATGTTAATATAGAGTCACCACCATCTATGCATCCATGCAAGAGAATTTGTGATATAACAGGATATGAG GCACCTTACTACGATCCAAGGACCAACCTGCGTTACGCCAATGCAGAAATCTTCAAGCAAATAAGATCCCTTCCCAATGAATATGTTCAAAGATACCTGGCCCTCAGAAATGCTGCTGTGGTTTTGAGGTAG
- the LOC126795064 gene encoding myb family transcription factor PHL11, with protein sequence MEMSYNYGGGEESCPYENGVMMTRDPKPRLRWTPDLHDRFVDAVTKLGGPDKATPKSVLRLMGLKGLTLYHLKSHLQKYRLGQQARKQNSSEQGRENNGDSFVHFSNHLSTFSTTKSSRGNSEQGTIPISEAIKCQIEVQNRLQEQLEVQKKLQMRIEAQGKYLQAILEKAQKGLSVDMKGPITAEATRAQLTDFNLALSNFMENMSEEERRVSMIEMNEAYKKSNGANFQIYEEGNIGQENEDSKLKVERGSIHFDLNTKGSYEYVGTNGTEFEPRCFRLQDSTL encoded by the exons ATGGAGATGAGCTACAACTACGGCGGCGGCGAAGAGAGCTGTCCGTACGAGAATGGGGTGATGATGACGAGAGACCCCAAGCCGAGGCTGAGGTGGACGCCGGATCTACACGACAGATTTGTCGACGCCGTCACCAAGCTCGGTGGCCCTGACA AGGCCACTCCCAAGTCTGTGTTGAGGCTAATGGGCTTGAAGGGATTGACATTGTACCATTTGAAAAGCCATTTGCAG AAGTATAGACTTGGACAGCAGGCTCGGAAGCAAAATTCTTCAGAACAAGGCAGAGAGAACAATG GGGATTCATTCGTACATTTCAGTAACCATCTTTCAACATTCTCTACCACCAAATCCTCGAGAGGTAACTCTGAACAAGG aacaattccaatttcGGAGGCAATCAAGTGTCAGATTGAAGTACAGAACAGATTGCAAGAGCAACTTGAG GTTCAAAAGAAGTTGCAAATGAGAATAGAAGCCCAAGGGAAGTACTTACAAGCTATATTAGAGAAAGCTCAAAAAGGTCTCTCCGTTGACATGAAGGGGCCAATTACTGCAGAAGCCACAAGAGCACAATTGACAGACTTCAATTTGGCTCTATCAAATTTCATGGAGAATATGagtgaagaagagagaagagtcAGCATGATAGAGATGAATGAAGCTTATAAGAAGAGCAATGGCGCAAACTTCCAAATTTATGAAGAGGGGAATATTggacaagaaaatgaagattcAAAGCTAAAGGTTGAGAGGGGTTCCATACATTTTGACTTAAATACTAAGGGTAGCTATGAATATGTTGGTACGAATGGAACCGAATTTGAACCAAGATGCTTTCGGTTACAAGATAGTACACTTTGA
- the LOC126793839 gene encoding uncharacterized protein LOC126793839 has protein sequence MQRLCSKLRSFPISSLSSSSSLPRSSPRLHRSLHFSSNTTHSWSSSRSVFNAHSTPLLVASLRSSTFPISMVQVRYVSSRERKNRRKPMTPVTSKIKKVKIKGYSSYKSRFRLLNDGTIRRWREGKRHNAHLKSKISKRRLRQPALVHPAYATVMKKLGFCA, from the exons ATGCAGCGCCTCTGCTCCAAGCTTCGCTCTTTCCCCATatcatctctctcttcttcttcttcgctgCCCCGATCTTCTCCTCGCCTCCACCGCTCTCTCCATTTCTCTTCAAACACCACTCATTCATGGAGCTCAAGTAGGTCCGTCTTCAATGCCCATTCAACACCACTCCTCGTCGCCTCTCTTCGCTCTTCAACGTTTCCCATCTCC ATGGTTCAAGTGCGGTATGTTTCGTCACGAGAGCGTAAGAATAGGAGGAAGCCAATGACGCCGGTTACTTCCAAGATAAAGAAAGTCAAAATCAAGGGTTACTC GTCGTACAAGTCCCGGTTCAGGTTATTGAATGATGGTACTATTCGACGCTGGAGGGAGGGCAAGCGGCATAATGCACATTTGAAG TCAAAGATATCCAAGCGTAGACTGAGACAACCTGCCCTCGTCCATCCTGCTTATGCCACAGTGATGAAGAAGCTCGGTTTTTGTGCTTGA
- the LOC126794045 gene encoding mediator of RNA polymerase II transcription subunit 17 — protein sequence MDGKMEISVDKLPIKRLDVIEENGLERFPPEVGYVEKRESLIRRIDFAWAVEKDDKSKQKKRSRETSAAQWEFQSMLENLQLAHQELSVIVDLINTVEANDAVTVASMTKPKPFPNEVLADLAVSAATKLQCFRHLGKYFKQSANALEQQMAREARFYGALIRLQQNWKVKRQRAVALAAGNEGFTIDLFDNSLYDPAGIFRPSPLSTVCVDHDSAGMLAINLPPKSYSSLQFGFLSADTDDMPIESCKTKTQSSSDADKESVSDDECVKETHSLLREVHQAIFSEQVFELVNREACNQSLGVTVTGIQENYLQLNIGQDTSVFISLVPSSQGEKTVDSPSTQNLENAILPLDTLDGLNLPEDKPDTPKKKSIIPNQISCEIYLLQIFHQHVFLKAKERPTSGGVVSSQPAKEGSGLLGHFCMSLAHRIFSNKVLVELENVIRGVPYMQLTSHPTWHSRTSSWTLFVKIPQSVLHACQIRASDSHHTKHVTKSQFHTKVVVTDDCISIDGEGAPNVVGLFKGTSLDVCSMNRYDCDLADLSVIILQQVASQVIRWLHEEALMVGIKANWDFLCLSFELEQGETLSLVAHVDPEDTEGCISWWLVMEDGFVQERKLNMDISDGASESRKFLGHLSLEVLYLTMMDLVGLCNGGGN from the exons ATGGACGGAAAAATGGAAATCTCAGTGGACAAGCTCCCGATCAAGCGGCTCGACGTCATCGAAGAGAACGGCCTGGAGCGATTCCCACCGGAAGTGGGGTACGTGGAGAAGCGGGAGTCGCTGATACGGAGAATCGATTTCGCGTGGGCGGTGGAGAAGGACGACAAGAGCAAGCAGAAGAAGCGTTCCCGGGAGACCTCCGCCGCCCAGTGGGAGTTCCAGAGCATGCTCGAAAATCTCCAGCTCGCTCATCAGGAGCTCTCCGTCATCGTCGACCTCATCAACACT GTGGAAGCTAATGATGCAGTTACAGTAGCTAGCATGACCAAGCCGAAGCCATTTCCTAATGAAGTTCTGGCTGATCTTGCTGTGTCTGCTGCCACCAAGCTACAATGCTTTAGG CACCTTGGAAAATACTTTAAGCAGTCTGCCAATGCTTTGGAGCAACAGATGGCCAGGGAAGCAAGATTTTATGGTGCACTAATCAG GTTGCAGCAGAATTGGAAAGTTAAGCGGCAGCGTGCGGTAGCTTTAGCTGCTGGAAATGAAGGCTTCACCATAGACCTGTTTGACAATTCATTATATGATCCAGCTGGTATCTTTCGGCCATCCCCTCTGTCTACAGTTTGTGTTGACCATGACTCAGCAGGCATGCTGGCGATAAATTTACCTCCGAAGTCATATAGCTCTCTTCAGTTTGGTTTTCTAAGTGCTGATACAGATGATATGCCAATTGAGTCCTGTAAAACCAAAACTCAATCCTCAAGTGATGCTGACAAAGAATCTGTGAGTGATGATGAGTGTGTTAAAGAAACGCATTCACTTCTTCGTGAAGTCCATCAAGCGATCTTCAGTGAGCAG GTATTCGAACTAGTAAATCGTGAAGCATGTAACCAATCATTAGGAGTCACTGTTACTGGAATACAGGAAAACTATTTACAATTGAATATAGGTCAGGACACCTCTGTGTTCATATCCCTTGTCCCATCTAGTCAGGGTGAGAAAACAGTTGACAGTCCAAGCACCCAGAATTTAGAGAATGCAATTCTACCTTTAGATACCCTGGATGGGCTGAATTTACCGGAAGATAAACCGGACACCCCCAAGAAAAAGTCAATAATTCCTAATCAAATTAGTTGTGAAATATATCTGCTACAGATATTTCACCAGCATGTATTTCTTAAAGCTAAGGAGAGACCCACTTCTGGAGGTGTGGTGTCTAGCCAACCAGCAAAAGAAGGGTCTGGACTTCTTGGTCATTTCTGCATGTCATTGGCTCATAGAATATTTTCAAACAAAGTTCTAGTGGAGCTGGAAAATGTG ATTAGAGGTGTGCCGTATATGCAGTTGACATCTCATCCCACTTGGCATTCAAGGACATCGTCATGGACACTCTTTGTGAAGATACCTCAATCTGTTCTACACGCATGCCAAATCCGAGCATCAGACTCACATCACACAAAGCATGTTACCAAGTCTCAGTTTCATACTAAGGTGGTTGTAACTGATGATTGCATCAGTATTGATGGGGAAGGTGCTCCGAATGTTGTTGGCCTGTTCAAAGGGACTTCCCTGGATGTCTGTTCAATGAATAGATACGACTGTGATTTGGCTGATCTGTCTGTGATAATCCTACAGCAG GTTGCAAGCCAGGTTATACGTTGGCTCCATGAAGAAGCTCTAATGGTTGGGATAAAAGCAAACTGGGATTTCCTGTGTTTGTCTTTTGAGCTGGAGCAGGGTGAAACACTAAGCTTGGTGGCACATGTGGATCCAGAAGATACTGAAGGATGCATCTCATGGTGGCTGGTCATGGAGGATGGTTTTGTACAAGAACGAAAACTGAATATGGATATCTCTGATGGTGCATCCGAGTCTAGGAAGTTCTTAGGCCATCTATCCCTGGAAGTTTTATATTTGACAATGATGGACTTGGTCGGCTTGTGCAACGGAGGTGGTAACTGA
- the LOC126794634 gene encoding uncharacterized protein LOC126794634 encodes MASRILLSRTPLKNLNPLHHSSSQFLRSLCSLYFRNAQPGYSRSMVSDATLGLDTRVPATIITGFLGSGKTTLLNHILTSQHGKRIAVIENEFGEVDIDGSLVAIHSSSNEDIVMVNNGCLCCTVRGDLVKMILQLVKDKRDKFDHIVIETTGLAKPSPVIETFCMDELVSQHVKLDGVVTLVDCKHAMQHLNEVKPRFVVNEAVEQVAYADRIILNKIDLVTETELETVTKKIKHINGMAQIKLAKFGSVDMDFVLGVGGYDLARIDNEVQVDSSCSSSHHHEAGHEHGKHHHDHVHDSTVSSVSIVAEGTLDLDEVDDWLERLIEEKGDDLYRMKGVLNVNGSDQRYVFQGVHSTLDGCPASTWGPDEKRINKLVFIGRNLDETSLRKGFRGCVA; translated from the exons ATGGCTTCTCGAATCCTACTCTCAAGAACACCCCTCAAGAATTTGAATCCTCTCCACCATTCCTCCTCTCAATTCCTCAGAAGCCTCTGCTCTCTCTATTTCCGCAATGCTCAACCTGGGTATTCCAGGAGCATGGTCTCCGATGCGACCTTGGGTCTCGATACCCGTGTCCCGGCGACCATTATCACCGGCTTTCTCGGCTCCGGGAAG ACTACATTGCTCAATCATATACTGACTTCTCAACATGGAAAGCGGATTGCCGTCATCGAAAACGAG TTTGGTGAGGTGGATATTGATGGGTCATTGGTTGCTATTCATTCTTCGTCGAATGAAGACATTGTCATGGTTAATAATGGTTGCCTGTGCTGCACTGTTCGGGGTGATCTGGTCAAAATGATTTTGCAATTGGTGAAGGATAAGCGGGATAAGTTTGATCATATTGTCATAGAAACCACAG GCCTTGCTAAGCCATCTCCTGTTATAGAAACCTTTTGTATGGATGAGCTAGTTTCACAGCATGTGAAACTGGATGGAGTTGTTACTTTGGTGGATTGTAAGCATGCGATGCAACATCTGAATGAAGTCAAGCCAAGATTTGTGGTGAATGAGGCAGTAGAACAAGTTGCATATGCTGATCGCATTATATTGAACAAG ATAGATTTGGTGACCGAGACGGAGTTAGAGACAGTGACCAAAAAAATTaag CATATTAATGGGATGGCGCAAATCAAGCTAGCTAAATTTGGATCTGTGGACATGGACTTTGTTCTGGGTGTGGGGGGATATGATCTCGCAAG GATTGATAATGAAGTTCAAGTCGATAGTTCCTGTTCTTCCTCACATCACCATGAAGCTGGACATG AACATGGCAAGCATCATCACGACCATGTACATGATTCTACTGTCTCAAGTGTCAGTATTGTTGCTGAGGGAACCCTTGATCTTGATGAG GTAGATGACTGGTTAGAAAGATTGATTGAAGAAAAGGGGGACGATTTGTACAGGATGAAGGGTGTTTTAAATGTTAATGGTTCTGATCAACGTTATGTTTTCCAG GGTGTGCACTCTACATTAGATGGCTGCCCGGCGAGCACATGGGGACCCGATGAGAAGAGGATTAACAAGCTTGTGTTCATAGGAAGGAATCTGGATGAAACTAGTCTTAGAAAAGGTTTCAGAGGTTGTGTAGCATGA